TTTTAATTGATTGAATAGTAGTTAAGTGTTATGTTTGTCACCAAAACAGTCTTTATTCTAAGACACGTTAAGTAAAaattcatttaaaaataataagagAATCGTGAGAGTCTCTTGTCGGAGAGGAGATGCTCAGCATTTGAAGTATAGACAATCAAGACACCTTTAACTAATCATATTTTCATGCTTTCATTGGTCTCGTACTTACAGAATTCATCGTCAAACAAAATAGAACTTAGAGGTTTTAAAGGAAGGTTCTTGAATGAATATTTTGTGATAACATGCGATGGACACGTGCTGTCGACGTTTAGAATGGTCTTTGAACATCCGGAAGTGAACACGGAAAAGTGTCCCGTATTACTGGTTCACGGTTTGTTTCAATCTTCTGACACATTTTTTGAACAAGATAAAGATCAATCTCTAGGTGAGTATTTGTACAagccaaaaatatatttacacgcctCTAAGAAACTgacaataaagtatatttttgaaatgtttGTGAACTCAGTCGTACAACTAAAATGTACTACGGTTTGTTCTGAACAAACGGTTCCTTGAAAGgcttaggtagagttagaccaagaaaagtctgcagagattttgatagcacacgcagtgcaggtgttatattaaacgtcaaacttctatgaaattatgacgtataaataacacttgcactgcgtgtgctgtctaAGTCTCTGCAgacttggtctgactctatcaacgtttgaatttatttatttatttcagcatTAAAACTTCAAAATTTGGGATACGACGTATGGCTGGCTAATACGCGTGCTAGCAAATACAATCGAGTACACCTACTTTATGAACCAGAAATAAATGTTAATGATGTAAACCGTTATTTTAGCTATAGTTACGAAGAAATAGGCACTCTCGATATCGCAGCTACTGTAGATTTTATTCTGAGTGTGACTACACATAAGAAATTGATTTACATTGGCCATTCGCTAGGTGGTACATCCTTTTTGGCACTGAATTCTTTAAAACCAGATTATAATAGTAAATTTGCAACGGCCTATTTATTTGCTCCACTTGGATATCATAGATATTTTCCTAATGATATACTTAAAGCAGAGGCAAATCGATCAGATGATATATTTGTGAGTATTAAAAACTTTACTTTTTGATTTTTACCATAGTGTATTAAGCGAGCAAGATTTGCATCTATGCTATAGTTtgttgttaaattttattttaatagaaaACAAGTGTTGAAGAAGGAATTCGCGAAATATTTCCATATAAGGACGATGACGCACGGTTCTCGCCAGAAGATTGCCTCGGCAACAAGAGTTACAGCAATATTTGCAATCAATTAAACATACAGACAGTCATGGTAAGGAGTTGACAAACGCTGACGCAAATAGTTTTGTGTTATGTTCTATTTTCGGTATGAAATAAAACTTAAGAGTTTATAATATTACGAACTATTTTGTGGATAATTAACATAAAATCATCTAAGCAAAGTAAAGCAAGTAATCAACTTACCAGAATCACAAGTACCCtaaaacggggtgagttggCTCGAAATCGAAGTTCAAATCtggataaaagtttatttttatatgtggcacattgatttatatacaaaaaaagtGTTCCGGAGGTATGAACTTTAGTTTGTCAATTATAGTTTGTTGCTTCATTGCATAGTTTCaatgaaaaattcataataGTAGGCAAAgccagctcaccccgtagttgGGGTTATTAGGCCTAGCAATGgggtgagatggaaaaattgcTAGGGTTGACACTTTCGGATCAAGACAAATAGCTCGACTTGTCAAGAGATTTTTTTAGGAatgtagcaaaattattttatttatgctcCTACTTAAACCGGTTTAATGTTTTCTGTAAGTAGTGACCCTTAtttttatgacgtataaatagtttttttgatcaatttataaaaatatattttgatctATATGGAATTAGTGAGGtgaatcccatcaaaaacattaatatGAAATTAATGACCTGCATGACACACTATGACACGTCGACAGACAGAAACGTCTATCGCCGTAGTGTCACAATTTTGTGTGCAAACACATGACTAGCATGACACTGCGTTGTCAGAAGGGACGTCTTTCGACGTAGTGTCATATTTAGGTATGTAAATGCATGATCAGCACAGCACATTGCACATTGACATTTAACCATGGTCAAATATTGACTACCGTaggtaggctcaaagggcgtaagggacaaaatTGCGAAAATGAGTTATGGATGAGTTAAGAACTCATAATTCAGTGGAATAATACCTATGACAGCACTTTCCATACATTTAACAACCGCtttgtttaataatatttaccATTTTATCATAATGTAAGACACTTTTGACTACTTATGTAAAGCGACAACCCTgaactacgaaaaccacttccCCCCTCTATCAAACCGGTACACCCCGTTCGTAACACCAACTCTCCCCATTCATGACCCAACTGTCCCCGTTGTCGAGCCAACTCACCCCTCAGTACAATCCTGCTCTCCCCATATAAATCCTCAAATGCGGTTGGATCGTTTTCTATGTCAAAAccattataaataaagaaaatataacTTATGTTTTTCTATTTCCAATAAGCCATGTAAGTATATAAACGATATCCGAAAGGTGGATGAACACTTACTTTGGTAAACATCACTTAAAAACAAAGTTGAATTCAACTAAAAATCCGCCGATTTCGAGCATCAACTTTGACGGTGAATTTGTGTTTCAAAATTGTATGATTTGGCAGCTTAGTGTTGCgaaaagaagaaaaaatatGTCTAAAAATATAATCAAATTACTTTTGAGAGCAACCTAAGCCCAAAAATTAAAGTAGCTACTCAAAAATGAAATTCTGGCTTCGCAATCCAACTccccccgcgaaacctactcaccccgttttacggtaacgTTACATAGTACATACACGGTGAGCAGATAAACGCCCCATAGCCGGTAAGTTTGTATCATAGCTTTTTATCCTATCGGGATGGAAagaactcgtgattctgagtagaaataacataaatgtcCAAATTAAGAAAGTTTATTATAcaactacctttatttacaggGGTTAAAAACTGTCAACAACAATGTAGATGAGACAAGGGGTGGTTCTCTTGGACCACTGTTTCATTTGGCTCAAAACGTCAAATCAGGAACGTTTAGGCGATGGGACAGCGGAGAGtttatcaatttaaaaaaatacagaaacTCAACACCTCCCAATTATGATTTAGGTCTTGTAACTGTCCCAACTAAAATAATCTATGCACCTAATGATGAATTTGTAAGTCCCAAAGACATCGCTAATATGGCTAGTCAGATGGGTAATGCTGAGGCCATTGAAGTAAAAAAGACTAGTTTTAAACACGAAGATTTCATTATGGGTCCTGATGCCATGGAGAATGTATATGCTGGCATTATTGATGAATTAGAGAGGTCAGTGTTATTTCTCTatgttgttatttattattaactgaaaatcatttatttacatgatAAATTTACAGAGGTACCTGCTACAGTACAAATACtgaactaaattaataactagcttaaatctagaaTTGGCCCTTGAGGcataccaaggatgctggcggcatttcattggtgtatcgcaatgctgatacgttgtgcgaggaagccgcACAAGAACACATTAATTCTATTAAATTGTGATTCTAAACATAAGGGTTAACACTATTTCAATACTCGTAGATCGAAGTTCAAGTATAAACACCTGCGTCTGCTTTTTGCGTTAAAGCCTTTCTATGGCGTACTGATTCGTTGGCTCGAGTTGGATCTCGATACCTCGTGAGAAAAGCCGTGattaaacatgtttttttttctaataatttaatattattgtctttacaaatgtttttttttacaggaGTCCGAACCTTTGTAAGGAGGATAACTCATCATTCTCATCAGATTTACTTGCAATTTTAATGGAATACAAGTGGGCATGGATTTCTATCCTATTAATCATTTTAGCCATCGCTGTCGTATGCTTATGCGCGTGTAATAAAAAAGAACATGAAAGACACCACTGTAGAGTGCATCTAAGGCATGCATTATAAAGAAATAGTGATAATTTAATATGAAAGATGAAGATGAaaaattgtttactttgttAGGGTAGTGGCGGACGCGTTTCACTAAAATTGCCATCTAGTAAGTAGGTACGGAATTGCTCAGTCAGAAGATTCCCCTTCTCCTTCTATGAAACAATACTTTTACAAAAGTTGGacatagttaaaaataaaattaaaaaatgtataaCTATTCTTAGTGTTTCATTTTCATTGCTTCAACTTGAAGATGATTATTGGACGCGATTTCATTGTAAATCATGTACATAAGTAACTGTCAAAAATCATATTCATGTTCTTGTACAAACATCAGCACTCCTAACTGTTTACTTATTTTagtacaaaaggcataaggtcctccgatgtacaattaacagtgtgggcgatggtatatCTATCGTTGAAATCAAAATTGGTAACAAAAAGTGGAATAGATTCCAATTTTACAgaactaccgtacagaaaacaagaaggctgtcaaggagaaggcagaggaccgacATGCATGGAAATCGCTCCGCCAACaagagtaataaaataaataaatataataatggtgatgatgatgagtcattATCTTCATTTATTATCATTGTGCTTATTACGAAATGTCTATTTCCAATTTTTATAATACGTCGTTACTCATAAAATTGTACATTGCAACTCAGCACCTGTAgagctaccgccaataccgaaaatcgtcaattgcgggcatttttctctgtcactctaattacgccttcattggagtaaaagagtaagatccccgcaatttgcgaatttcggttttcgcggtagcccctctgcttTCGCTTTTAGTGTCACCTCCTATCTTATATGTACGCTGAACGCAAGTTGCGAATTTGTTACGGACATCTGTTTTGGCAGTAAAACGTTTTACTTCGTTGCAAGCCGGACTGTACTAAAGTTTTGGCAGTAAAATTTATTGGACCTTAACGCTGTTGTTATGTTGTTACTACTTCATAGTTGTTGCATTTCGTGAATGCGTGTCCGTGTTTTTACGGCCTAAGTTCTACTATGCCCTACCACACATAACAGCAGTAACATCATTGGATTTCTTCATTTCCTCTTCATAAGTTTCGTCTATCTCATGAGTCTCATGACCGTGACCGCATGTCAAGTATTATTTCCTACTTAACAAGTTTGGGGATATTCTGCAAATTTCATTCCAGTTCTTACCCTTTCCTCTGTATTGGATCCTATTAACCGatattttcagttttttttgcattggtttcgagaacaattttttttttactcttaGGGCACGACTAAGGGTTTTAGGCCACTACACACATACGAAAGGCTAACTTGTATGccaaggatttttttttctatttctaGTAAAAATAATAGCCAGATTTGAAGTTAAATAATTGCTGTATCATAACAGGTATATAAGGAAAAGTTATTTTATAATTCTTAAGTCTttgtttattacttattatttattgcatCACCAGGACAGTTGTTCTAATTTTTGTGTCAGTAAAACAAGATAAAACTTATGCTACAGTCTAGAGTTcacgatattacactttaattcAAAAGAGCTGACgctgaattaataaaaacatacaCAAATCTCGTCCAAGCTGTTAGAAATTAACCATAAACATCTTGCAACTGGATCGTTCATAGACTAAAACTGTCTCCAGGACATATCATATTTACACGTACATTTTCAATAACAATCTATATTTACAAAATCATTCCAACCCCGCCAACATACGTTCGACTCGGTTAAGCCTATCGATCATATAGTTCGTTACCAGCTCCTTAACATCAGCAGCTTGGACGAAATCAACATGGGAGAAGGTTTCTCTTGCTACCTTCCTAGCTTTTGCGCTGGGCAAATCGCGAACCATCGCAAGAACGTCCTGCTCATCAAGCAACTCATCGCTGACGGTGTAGTGCATGGTAACGGGAACAGTGATGCGACCAAGGTCGTAAGCGGGAGGGTTGAACTCGCCGTAGACCAGGCGGTTAGAGAGGATGCCGTGGTCCCAGCGTCTGAAGGTCTTGTCCCTGATGTTCTGACCGTAGTGAGCGAACTGCTTGAGAGAGGCCCCACCAACGCCTAGGCCTTCCGTGTCTGTGTCACCCTGAAAATATAACTCCGGTGAAACACATGAACTGATAATGTGTCATTTTAGAACGACAATAATAATCGTAAGAGTTTCATATCTTTGCACGTTTTTTTATCTACGATGATAAGATTAATCATTTAATCAAGCAAGAAATCTATCAGAATCAGTATGTAT
This genomic interval from Cydia splendana chromosome 4, ilCydSple1.2, whole genome shotgun sequence contains the following:
- the LOC134789540 gene encoding lipase 1-like; the protein is MLLKFCVVILLILFPKIILLCDADEARGKDDTTCVGNSGIPFKINTRRFKRHDNLVSLNATSVRTNSSSNKIELRGFKGRFLNEYFVITCDGHVLSTFRMVFEHPEVNTEKCPVLLVHGLFQSSDTFFEQDKDQSLALKLQNLGYDVWLANTRASKYNRVHLLYEPEINVNDVNRYFSYSYEEIGTLDIAATVDFILSVTTHKKLIYIGHSLGGTSFLALNSLKPDYNSKFATAYLFAPLGYHRYFPNDILKAEANRSDDIFKTSVEEGIREIFPYKDDDARFSPEDCLGNKSYSNICNQLNIQTVMGLKTVNNNVDETRGGSLGPLFHLAQNVKSGTFRRWDSGEFINLKKYRNSTPPNYDLGLVTVPTKIIYAPNDEFVSPKDIANMASQMGNAEAIEVKKTSFKHEDFIMGPDAMENVYAGIIDELERSPNLCKEDNSSFSSDLLAILMEYKWAWISILLIILAIAVVCLCACNKKEHERHHCRVHLRHAL